One window of Leptotrichia sp. oral taxon 498 genomic DNA carries:
- a CDS encoding phosphopentomutase, producing MSDANLFDDCGSNTLGNMAKAHGGMSLPNMGKLGLGNITEIEGTPAVENAEGAYGRAIEVSHGKDSTTGHWEIAGVPLERPFPNYKNGFSDEVIKEFEEKTGRKAMLNKPISGTVAIDQYGEEQIRTGNWIVYGSADPVFQIAANEEIIPLEELYKACEIALEICNEKSPVARVIARPYVGKKVGEFKRTANRHDFSIDPPKETMLERLEKAGLDVVGIGKTSDLFNGKGITDNRKANQDNLDGIKKTIVALKEDTKGLIFTNLVDFDAVYGHRRNVEGYVNALIEFDNWLPEIEKNLKDDEILIITADHGNDPTYKGTDHTREYIPILIYGKNVKKNINIGTRKTFADIAATVEEILLGTEKEGSFAKEILED from the coding sequence TTGTCTGATGCGAATTTATTTGATGACTGTGGGTCAAATACTTTAGGGAATATGGCGAAAGCTCATGGTGGAATGAGTTTGCCTAATATGGGTAAATTAGGACTTGGAAATATTACTGAAATTGAAGGGACTCCAGCTGTGGAAAATGCTGAAGGGGCCTATGGAAGAGCGATTGAGGTATCACATGGAAAAGATTCTACGACTGGACATTGGGAGATAGCTGGTGTGCCGCTAGAAAGACCGTTTCCAAATTATAAAAATGGATTTTCAGATGAAGTTATAAAGGAATTTGAAGAAAAAACAGGAAGAAAAGCTATGTTGAATAAGCCAATTTCAGGGACTGTAGCGATTGACCAATATGGAGAAGAACAAATTAGAACAGGAAATTGGATAGTTTACGGTTCAGCGGACCCTGTGTTTCAAATTGCTGCAAATGAAGAAATTATACCATTAGAAGAACTTTACAAAGCATGTGAAATTGCACTTGAAATTTGTAATGAAAAATCGCCTGTGGCAAGGGTAATTGCAAGACCTTATGTTGGTAAAAAAGTTGGAGAATTTAAAAGAACTGCAAACAGACACGACTTTTCGATTGATCCGCCAAAAGAAACAATGCTTGAAAGATTGGAAAAAGCTGGACTTGATGTAGTTGGAATTGGAAAAACGAGTGACTTGTTCAATGGAAAAGGAATTACAGACAATAGAAAAGCTAATCAAGATAATTTGGATGGAATTAAGAAAACAATTGTGGCATTAAAAGAAGATACAAAAGGATTGATTTTTACTAACTTGGTTGACTTTGATGCAGTTTATGGGCATAGAAGAAATGTGGAAGGTTATGTAAATGCTTTGATTGAATTTGACAATTGGTTACCTGAAATTGAGAAAAATTTGAAAGATGATGAAATCTTGATTATCACTGCCGATCACGGAAATGATCCTACTTATAAAGGAACTGACCACACAAGAGAGTACATTCCAATATTGATTTACGGAAAAAATGTCAAAAAGAATATAAATATTGGAACAAGAAAAACTTTTGCTGATATTGCGGCGACTGTTGAGGAAATTTTATTGGGGACTGAAAAAGAAGGAAGTTTTGCCAAAGAGATTTTGGAAGACTAG
- a CDS encoding DUF2262 domain-containing protein — protein MKIAFNVNDNGDIEDFEVDWLGKKVYVSIEEAEIYDKELEKQMSLILDSVEEWDVKIKNSIVKKYLGMANSRLKENKLSVPLEKVIQKLGNSLTKYDVENARNGIITENFFFQNLTIDEIMPYSISQFSVWAYDEVLFNGYMFITDAEIYEKVVFDDLTNIYKKS, from the coding sequence ATGAAGATAGCGTTTAATGTAAATGATAATGGCGATATTGAGGATTTTGAAGTTGACTGGCTTGGGAAAAAAGTATACGTATCAATAGAAGAAGCTGAAATTTATGATAAGGAACTGGAAAAACAGATGTCTCTTATTCTTGATAGTGTAGAAGAATGGGATGTCAAAATAAAGAATAGCATTGTAAAAAAATATTTAGGTATGGCGAACAGCCGTTTAAAAGAGAATAAATTGTCTGTTCCATTGGAGAAGGTTATTCAAAAATTGGGAAATAGCTTAACTAAATACGATGTAGAAAATGCTAGAAATGGAATTATTACAGAAAACTTTTTCTTCCAAAATTTAACAATTGATGAAATAATGCCATATTCTATTAGTCAATTTAGTGTGTGGGCTTACGATGAAGTACTTTTTAATGGATATATGTTTATAACTGATGCTGAGATTTACGAGAAAGTTGTTTTTGATGATTTGACAAATATTTATAAAAAATCATAA
- a CDS encoding immunity 51 family protein has product MKKSGMELSEEEIQEIKDDINDQVAFCLMNNDKKFDEIFEKVSEINEEAYLNGHGWAALIESYLENNYPELYEDYDSDPEAGGYAGRYFGNTKENWGKIRKVAEIVEDLIENEDKIYKYIEENGDDIFWDSF; this is encoded by the coding sequence TTGAAAAAAAGTGGAATGGAACTTTCAGAAGAAGAAATACAGGAAATAAAGGATGACATTAACGATCAAGTAGCCTTTTGCCTAATGAATAATGATAAAAAATTTGATGAAATTTTTGAAAAAGTATCTGAAATTAATGAAGAAGCTTATTTAAATGGCCATGGATGGGCGGCTTTAATTGAAAGTTATTTGGAGAATAATTATCCAGAACTTTATGAAGACTATGATTCTGATCCTGAAGCTGGGGGATATGCTGGACGCTATTTTGGAAATACTAAGGAAAACTGGGGAAAAATTCGGAAAGTGGCTGAAATAGTTGAGGATTTGATTGAAAATGAAGATAAAATTTATAAATATATTGAGGAAAATGGAGATGATATTTTCTGGGATTCATTTTAG
- a CDS encoding Fic family protein, giving the protein MGKEYNYNPPFEITNEIIELVAQITELTGMIIVSEKLSSNPVLRRENRIKTIYSSLAIEQNTLTFEQVTDVINGKRILAPPKDIKEVKNAYEIYEKLTLLNPYSIKDLLKAHKILTADLINENGRFRTKGAGVYQGSQLIHAGTPPQYIPELIDQLFSWLKKSKVHPLIKACVFHYEFEFIHPFQDGNGRLGRLWHTLILSKWKEFFAWLPIETLIQKKQQKYYEAINLSNNIGESTPFITFILEIIKETLEELQKNDLKMTDILTDKMTDKELQRLKILEVYFEKNNYIDNSEAQKILNVSDSTARRFLNKLVKNGILEAIGEKKGRKYRKK; this is encoded by the coding sequence ATGGGAAAAGAATATAATTATAATCCACCATTTGAGATTACAAATGAGATAATTGAGCTTGTGGCTCAGATTACTGAATTAACAGGAATGATTATAGTTTCAGAAAAATTATCTTCAAATCCAGTTTTGAGAAGAGAAAATAGAATAAAAACAATTTATTCATCACTTGCGATAGAACAAAATACACTAACATTTGAACAAGTGACGGACGTGATTAATGGGAAAAGAATTTTAGCTCCGCCAAAGGATATAAAAGAAGTTAAGAATGCTTATGAAATCTATGAAAAATTAACTTTATTAAATCCATATTCGATTAAAGATTTACTCAAGGCACATAAAATCTTGACTGCTGATTTAATAAATGAAAATGGAAGATTTCGTACAAAAGGAGCAGGAGTTTATCAGGGAAGTCAGCTGATTCATGCAGGGACACCACCTCAATATATTCCTGAATTAATCGACCAGCTTTTTTCGTGGTTGAAAAAAAGTAAAGTTCATCCACTAATAAAGGCATGTGTATTTCATTATGAATTTGAATTTATTCATCCGTTTCAAGATGGAAATGGAAGGTTAGGACGGCTTTGGCATACATTAATCCTATCAAAATGGAAAGAGTTTTTTGCTTGGCTTCCAATTGAAACTTTGATTCAGAAAAAACAGCAGAAATATTATGAGGCGATAAATTTATCGAATAATATTGGAGAATCTACGCCATTTATTACATTTATTCTTGAAATAATAAAAGAAACTTTGGAAGAATTGCAAAAAAATGACTTAAAAATGACTGATATTTTGACTGATAAAATGACTGATAAAGAGTTACAAAGGCTGAAAATACTGGAAGTGTATTTTGAGAAAAATAATTATATTGACAATAGTGAGGCTCAAAAAATTTTGAATGTTTCGGATTCTACGGCAAGAAGATTTTTGAATAAACTTGTGAAAAATGGGATTTTGGAGGCGATTGGAGAGAAGAAAGGGAGAAAATATAGGAAGAAATAA
- a CDS encoding ATP-binding protein yields MYRVAIENLYEWKNKKDRKPLVIQGARQVGKTWLMKEFGEKAYKNTVYINFDSNSNMKELFEVDLDVDRLIMGIELYSGIKIVPKETLIIFDEVQEVPRAISSLKYFYENARQYHIVCAGSLLGVALHEGTSFPVGKIDFLKLYPLSFEEFLLATGNGKFLKLIENNDYQMIKVFRQKFIDILKYYYFVGGMPECVLHFSENKDFNEVREIQKRILLAYEQDFSKHAPNEIVPRLRMLWNSIPSQLAKENKKFIYGLVREGARAKEYEMALMWLIDCGLIYKVNRVNNPKLPLKAYGDLKAFKLFLLDTGLLTCMTGLNQSTLIEGNKLFVEFKGALTEQYVLQQLVTIENLNIYYYTNDRGSCEIDFLLDNGESIIPVEVKAEVNLKAKSLKIYKEKYNPEISVRISMNDYKKEEWLLNLPLYMTEEIGNIVKKEKNNKG; encoded by the coding sequence ATGTATAGAGTTGCTATTGAAAATCTTTATGAATGGAAAAATAAAAAAGATAGGAAACCTTTGGTTATACAAGGGGCAAGACAAGTGGGAAAAACTTGGCTTATGAAGGAATTTGGAGAGAAGGCTTATAAAAATACAGTTTATATAAATTTTGATTCTAATTCTAATATGAAAGAATTGTTTGAAGTAGATTTAGATGTAGACCGACTAATTATGGGGATTGAGCTTTATAGCGGAATAAAAATAGTGCCTAAAGAAACTTTGATTATTTTTGATGAAGTTCAGGAAGTTCCAAGAGCAATTTCTAGCCTTAAATATTTTTACGAAAATGCACGGCAGTATCATATTGTTTGTGCGGGTTCATTATTAGGAGTTGCACTGCATGAGGGGACATCGTTTCCGGTTGGGAAAATTGATTTTTTAAAGTTGTATCCTTTATCTTTTGAGGAATTTTTACTTGCCACAGGGAATGGGAAATTTTTAAAACTTATTGAAAATAATGATTATCAGATGATAAAAGTATTTAGGCAAAAATTTATAGATATACTTAAATACTACTATTTTGTAGGAGGAATGCCTGAATGCGTACTTCATTTTTCGGAAAATAAAGATTTTAATGAAGTTAGGGAAATTCAAAAGCGTATACTTTTAGCTTATGAACAGGATTTTTCAAAACATGCTCCAAATGAAATTGTGCCTAGATTGAGAATGTTATGGAATAGTATTCCATCACAACTTGCAAAAGAAAATAAAAAATTTATTTATGGTTTGGTTAGGGAAGGTGCGAGGGCAAAAGAATACGAAATGGCATTAATGTGGCTTATTGACTGTGGTCTTATTTATAAAGTGAATAGAGTTAATAACCCTAAACTTCCATTAAAAGCATACGGAGATTTGAAGGCTTTTAAACTGTTCTTGCTTGATACAGGACTTCTTACCTGCATGACAGGATTGAATCAGAGTACACTTATTGAAGGAAATAAACTATTTGTTGAATTTAAAGGAGCATTAACAGAACAATATGTGTTGCAACAACTTGTTACAATTGAAAATTTGAATATATATTATTACACAAATGACCGTGGTTCATGTGAAATTGACTTCTTATTAGATAATGGAGAAAGTATAATCCCTGTCGAAGTAAAAGCCGAAGTAAATTTAAAAGCCAAAAGTTTGAAAATATATAAAGAAAAATATAACCCCGAAATATCAGTAAGAATATCAATGAATGATTATAAAAAAGAAGAATGGTTGTTAAATTTACCGTTGTATATGACAGAAGAAATCGGAAATATTGTGAAAAAAGAAAAAAATAATAAAGGATAG
- a CDS encoding winged helix-turn-helix transcriptional regulator has translation MVRFNELQRNLENITTKTLTEQLRELEDKKMIKRTIYPEIPPRVEYSLTDIGSSIDPVLKTLCDWGK, from the coding sequence GTGGTCAGATTTAATGAATTGCAAAGAAATCTGGAGAATATTACTACAAAAACTTTGACAGAGCAATTGAGAGAACTTGAAGATAAAAAAATGATAAAAAGAACTATTTATCCTGAAATTCCTCCAAGAGTCGAATATTCTCTAACTGACATAGGTAGTTCTATTGATCCTGTATTAAAAACTTTATGCGATTGGGGGAAATGA
- the yihA gene encoding ribosome biogenesis GTP-binding protein YihA/YsxC — protein sequence MEIKKAEFIKSAVYANEYPKFNNFTEFSFIGRSNVGKSSLINSLTKRKNLARTSKTPGRTQLINYFLINDKIHFVDLPGYGFAKVPQAVKKNWGKIIEDYLTSDRKKIVFLLLDLRRIPSNEDMEMLKWLEHFEIEYYIIFTKSDKLSNNEKFKQLKEIKKKLVFDNEDVFFYSSLKNTGREELLKFIEEKTQNYE from the coding sequence ATGGAAATTAAAAAAGCTGAATTTATAAAATCCGCTGTCTATGCAAATGAATATCCAAAATTCAACAATTTTACAGAATTTTCTTTTATTGGGCGTTCAAATGTTGGAAAATCTTCTTTGATAAATTCTTTGACAAAGCGGAAAAACCTTGCCAGAACAAGTAAAACTCCTGGAAGAACACAATTAATTAACTATTTTTTGATAAATGATAAAATTCATTTTGTCGATTTGCCTGGTTACGGATTTGCAAAAGTTCCTCAAGCTGTTAAAAAAAATTGGGGAAAAATTATAGAAGATTATTTAACTTCAGATAGAAAAAAAATTGTGTTTTTGCTTTTGGATTTGAGAAGAATTCCGTCAAATGAAGATATGGAGATGTTAAAGTGGCTGGAACACTTTGAAATAGAATATTATATAATTTTTACAAAATCCGATAAATTGTCGAATAACGAAAAATTTAAGCAGTTAAAAGAAATTAAGAAAAAGCTCGTCTTTGACAATGAAGATGTATTTTTTTATTCTTCACTAAAAAATACTGGACGGGAAGAACTTCTCAAATTTATCGAAGAAAAAACTCAAAATTACGAATAA
- a CDS encoding LCP family protein, whose amino-acid sequence MKKIILFITLAILAGLAGFIAWLSVPFNILIIGSDAYANQPTKGSRSDGLILVRVVPLTAQIKMVSIPRDSYAEIPCENYKMDKITHSHAFGGTPCTVEAVEKLLDVKVDYHILFRFENVMDITTMIDGVDVVANHTFNQDYFDQEVFHFNKGQVYNLKGRQALAYTRHRKSDTAFKRDERQRQVIQGIVQKLSAPSGWKYIPKVLDYTKKNMEIEVNPIKALSAAPAILLHHPIEQHELQGDGRMINGVYYYILNDNSLNDIIYDFQN is encoded by the coding sequence ATGAAAAAAATAATATTATTTATTACTTTGGCTATTTTAGCTGGTTTAGCTGGTTTTATAGCTTGGCTTTCTGTGCCGTTTAATATTCTTATAATAGGAAGTGACGCTTATGCAAATCAGCCAACAAAAGGTTCAAGAAGCGACGGTTTAATTCTTGTTAGAGTTGTGCCGCTTACAGCTCAAATTAAAATGGTTTCAATTCCTAGAGATTCTTATGCCGAAATTCCTTGCGAAAACTATAAGATGGATAAAATTACGCACTCTCACGCTTTTGGAGGAACTCCTTGTACTGTGGAAGCTGTGGAAAAATTGCTTGATGTAAAAGTTGATTATCACATTTTATTCAGATTTGAAAATGTTATGGACATCACAACGATGATTGACGGAGTTGACGTTGTTGCAAATCACACTTTTAATCAAGACTATTTTGATCAGGAAGTTTTTCACTTTAACAAAGGGCAAGTTTATAACTTAAAAGGACGACAAGCACTTGCTTATACAAGACATAGAAAAAGTGACACTGCTTTTAAGCGGGATGAAAGACAAAGACAGGTCATTCAAGGAATTGTGCAAAAACTTTCAGCTCCTTCAGGATGGAAATACATTCCAAAAGTTTTGGACTACACAAAAAAAAATATGGAAATTGAAGTAAATCCTATAAAAGCTCTAAGCGCTGCACCTGCAATTTTATTGCATCATCCAATTGAACAGCATGAACTTCAGGGAGATGGACGAATGATTAATGGTGTTTATTACTATATTTTAAACGATAATTCACTAAACGACATAATTTATGATTTTCAAAATTAA
- the coaE gene encoding dephospho-CoA kinase (Dephospho-CoA kinase (CoaE) performs the final step in coenzyme A biosynthesis.) encodes MIVGITGGIGSGKSTVSRILRDKGFYFVDLDTISHEVIQDPGIKTEIFKNFGSEIFDKEEISRKKLGKIVFENKKKLKKLNSIMHPEILKRMRKKINESKKNLVFVEIQLLFEVGWENEFDLILLVWADKNTQIKRVLARDKRSENETENIINSQISLDEKIKKSDYVIENNNDNLEDLKNKIDDFINFLETKLNFEKKEV; translated from the coding sequence ATGATTGTCGGTATTACAGGAGGAATTGGAAGTGGAAAAAGCACTGTCAGCCGAATTTTGAGAGATAAAGGGTTTTATTTTGTCGATTTAGACACGATTTCTCACGAAGTCATTCAAGATCCAGGAATAAAAACAGAAATTTTTAAAAATTTTGGAAGTGAAATTTTTGACAAAGAAGAGATTTCACGAAAAAAATTGGGAAAAATTGTTTTTGAGAATAAAAAAAAATTGAAAAAATTAAATTCCATTATGCATCCTGAAATTTTGAAAAGAATGCGAAAAAAAATTAATGAAAGCAAAAAAAATCTTGTGTTTGTGGAAATTCAGCTGCTTTTTGAAGTTGGATGGGAGAATGAATTTGATTTAATTTTACTCGTTTGGGCTGATAAAAATACTCAAATTAAGAGAGTTTTGGCTAGAGATAAGCGGAGTGAAAATGAAACGGAAAATATAATAAATTCTCAAATTTCTTTGGATGAAAAAATAAAAAAAAGCGATTATGTCATTGAAAATAACAACGATAATTTAGAAGATTTAAAAAATAAAATAGATGATTTTATTAATTTTTTGGAAACTAAACTAAATTTTGAAAAAAAAGAGGTGTAA
- the pfkB gene encoding 1-phosphofructokinase, with amino-acid sequence MIYTLTLNPALDYDMYLENELEAENLNLAKKVNYRAGGKGINVSKVLKNLGIESTALGYVAGFVGDFIVENLQKDGIKSEFVKLDGITRINVKVNGNDKETELTGVSPKITDEKLQELVKKMSDLKDGDILVLSGSIPSSISSKIYKELSGNVKANVEIVLDTRGNLLQDNIHNNLFVKPNIHELRDMFGEKLKTKQEIVEKCKYFLDRGVKNVILSRGGDGALLVNKDFVLEASVPKGKLINSIGAGDSMVAGFVAGFVKGMTIEDAFKLAVASGSATAYSYGMAEKDLVDKLYSEIEILKEKL; translated from the coding sequence ATGATTTACACATTGACATTAAATCCTGCATTGGATTACGACATGTATTTGGAAAATGAATTGGAAGCAGAAAATTTGAACCTTGCGAAAAAAGTAAACTATAGAGCAGGTGGAAAAGGAATAAATGTTTCAAAAGTTTTGAAAAACTTAGGAATTGAATCTACAGCATTAGGGTATGTTGCGGGATTTGTAGGAGATTTCATTGTAGAAAATTTGCAAAAAGATGGAATAAAATCAGAATTTGTAAAGCTAGACGGAATCACAAGAATTAACGTAAAAGTTAATGGAAATGATAAAGAAACAGAATTAACTGGAGTTTCACCAAAAATAACAGATGAGAAATTACAGGAATTAGTGAAAAAAATGTCAGATTTAAAAGATGGAGATATTTTAGTGCTGTCTGGAAGTATTCCTTCATCAATTAGCAGCAAGATTTATAAAGAATTGTCAGGAAATGTAAAAGCGAATGTGGAAATAGTGCTTGATACGAGAGGAAACTTATTGCAGGACAACATTCATAACAATCTTTTCGTCAAACCGAATATCCATGAATTGAGAGATATGTTTGGTGAAAAATTGAAAACTAAACAGGAAATCGTTGAAAAATGTAAATATTTCTTGGACAGAGGGGTAAAAAATGTGATTTTATCTCGTGGTGGAGATGGAGCTTTGCTTGTAAACAAAGATTTTGTTTTAGAAGCGAGTGTTCCAAAAGGAAAACTGATTAATTCGATTGGTGCTGGAGATTCAATGGTAGCTGGATTTGTGGCAGGATTTGTCAAAGGAATGACTATAGAAGATGCTTTTAAATTAGCAGTTGCTTCAGGAAGCGCGACAGCTTATTCTTATGGAATGGCAGAAAAAGATTTAGTTGATAAGTTATATAGTGAAATTGAGATTTTAAAAGAAAAATTATAA
- a CDS encoding PTS fructose transporter subunit IIABC, whose translation MRISDLLIKDRINLDIKSSDKPSVIRELARLHEKTGVLNDYDGYVKALEAREEQSSTGIGEGIAIPHAKTEFVKEPALAMGRKMSGIDYDSLDGEPATLFFMIAAPDGANNTHIETLARLSQLLLDDDFKEALEKAPTADAVLDIINKTEAEKFPDEAKKEEMKKVPASVANSSSSDDEPYIIAATACPTGIAHTYMAAAALKKAAEEMGVKIKVETNGADGRKDVLTSDDIKKAKGVILAINRNIEVDRFDGKPLIQVEAKEGINNAKALIQQVLDGKAPIFHASGSSEASSGEEASSEKKGLYKHLLSGVSYMLPLVISGGILIALAFLVDTLTGHANAGSNFGTTNAMAKLLMTVGKAAFGLFLPILGGYIAFSMSERAALTPGLVAGFLATQPIVKDGPVSGFIGALIGGFLAGVVVKLLIKVLSGLPRSLNGLKMILLYPVLSVLITGTIMWVVVNPIATFINVWLNNGLASMQGASAILLGAILGGMMSVDMGGPINKVAYVFGTGTLTAATMTSGGTFSMAAVMAGGMVPPIAIALASTLFKDKFTAQEREAGLTNYIMGFSFITEGAIPYAAADPTRVIPASIVGSAVAGALIGLFRVKIPAPHGGILVMGLSKTANGGNGFFLYLFAVVVGAIISAILLGLLKKKVDEK comes from the coding sequence ATGAGAATATCAGATTTATTAATAAAAGATAGAATAAATCTTGACATAAAATCAAGTGATAAGCCAAGTGTTATAAGAGAATTAGCAAGACTTCACGAAAAAACAGGTGTTTTAAATGATTACGATGGATATGTAAAAGCGCTTGAAGCAAGAGAAGAACAAAGTTCAACAGGAATTGGAGAAGGAATTGCTATTCCTCATGCAAAGACGGAATTTGTAAAAGAACCAGCTCTTGCAATGGGAAGAAAAATGAGTGGAATTGACTACGATTCATTGGACGGAGAACCTGCAACATTGTTCTTTATGATTGCAGCACCAGATGGAGCGAATAATACTCATATTGAGACATTAGCTAGACTTTCACAGTTATTATTGGATGATGATTTTAAAGAAGCTTTGGAAAAAGCTCCAACAGCAGATGCAGTTTTAGATATTATCAATAAAACAGAAGCGGAAAAATTCCCAGATGAAGCTAAAAAAGAAGAGATGAAAAAAGTGCCGGCATCGGTAGCTAACTCTTCGTCTTCAGATGATGAACCTTACATTATTGCAGCAACAGCTTGTCCAACAGGGATTGCGCATACATATATGGCAGCGGCAGCCTTGAAAAAAGCAGCTGAAGAAATGGGAGTAAAAATAAAAGTAGAAACAAATGGAGCAGACGGTAGAAAAGATGTTTTGACAAGCGATGACATCAAGAAAGCAAAAGGTGTTATTTTAGCGATAAATAGAAATATTGAAGTGGATAGATTTGATGGAAAACCGTTAATTCAAGTGGAAGCAAAAGAAGGAATTAATAATGCAAAAGCGTTAATTCAACAAGTCTTAGATGGAAAAGCACCTATTTTCCATGCAAGTGGTTCTTCGGAAGCTTCTTCAGGTGAAGAGGCTTCAAGTGAGAAAAAAGGACTTTACAAACACTTATTAAGTGGAGTTTCTTATATGTTGCCGTTGGTAATAAGTGGAGGAATTTTGATTGCATTGGCGTTTTTGGTTGATACGTTGACAGGCCATGCAAATGCAGGATCTAATTTTGGTACAACAAATGCAATGGCGAAATTGTTGATGACAGTTGGAAAAGCGGCATTTGGATTGTTCTTGCCAATTTTAGGTGGATACATAGCGTTTAGTATGAGTGAAAGAGCTGCGTTAACTCCAGGACTTGTTGCAGGATTCTTAGCAACTCAGCCAATAGTAAAAGATGGTCCAGTTTCAGGATTTATTGGTGCATTAATTGGTGGATTTTTAGCAGGTGTAGTAGTTAAACTTTTAATAAAAGTATTGTCAGGATTGCCAAGATCATTAAATGGATTAAAAATGATTTTATTATATCCAGTATTATCAGTATTAATAACAGGAACAATAATGTGGGTAGTTGTTAATCCGATAGCTACTTTCATAAATGTTTGGTTAAATAATGGTTTGGCTTCAATGCAAGGAGCAAGTGCAATATTATTAGGAGCAATATTAGGTGGAATGATGTCAGTAGACATGGGTGGACCTATAAATAAAGTAGCATATGTATTTGGAACAGGAACATTGACAGCAGCAACAATGACTTCGGGAGGAACTTTCTCAATGGCGGCAGTCATGGCTGGAGGAATGGTTCCACCAATAGCAATTGCATTGGCATCTACACTGTTTAAAGATAAATTTACTGCACAAGAAAGAGAAGCAGGACTTACAAACTACATTATGGGATTCTCATTTATTACAGAAGGTGCAATTCCTTATGCGGCAGCAGATCCTACAAGAGTAATACCTGCAAGTATTGTAGGTTCAGCAGTGGCAGGAGCTTTAATTGGATTATTCAGAGTTAAAATACCAGCACCACATGGCGGAATTTTAGTAATGGGATTAAGTAAGACTGCAAATGGTGGAAACGGTTTCTTCTTGTATTTATTCGCAGTTGTAGTTGGTGCGATTATATCAGCAATATTGCTAGGATTATTAAAGAAAAAAGTAGATGAAAAATAG
- a CDS encoding class I SAM-dependent DNA methyltransferase — protein MEHKEFAEIYDIFMKHVDYDSWYNFLRSFIREKGTLLDLGCGTGEFSVRFLRDGFSVTGVDLSEKMLDIAEKKIADKKLENCDFKLIKENIIDFESTFKNGEICQVDNIICNFDTVNYLKNGSEFEKFLEKCSKNLKKDGFLIFDAVTEDIFSEIFENDVFLDEEPEYTSIWRHEKLSQRKHLVEIDLFVRENSNDNLFRKYNDIQYKFIYDPKWIIKTAQKNGFEIFDTASNPEFGESRIFFVLKKI, from the coding sequence ATGGAACATAAAGAATTTGCGGAAATTTATGATATATTCATGAAACACGTAGATTATGACAGCTGGTATAATTTTCTTAGGAGTTTTATTAGGGAAAAAGGAACTTTGCTGGATTTGGGATGTGGAACTGGGGAGTTTTCAGTTCGGTTTTTGAGAGATGGATTTTCAGTAACTGGAGTTGATTTATCGGAGAAAATGTTGGACATTGCGGAGAAAAAAATAGCTGATAAAAAACTTGAAAATTGCGACTTTAAACTTATAAAAGAAAATATTATAGATTTTGAGAGTACTTTTAAAAATGGTGAAATTTGCCAAGTTGACAATATTATTTGTAATTTTGACACGGTAAATTATTTGAAAAATGGAAGCGAATTTGAAAAGTTTTTGGAAAAATGTTCTAAAAATTTGAAAAAAGATGGATTTTTAATTTTTGATGCCGTCACGGAAGATATTTTTTCTGAAATTTTTGAAAATGATGTATTTTTGGATGAAGAGCCTGAATATACGAGTATTTGGCGTCACGAAAAACTTTCGCAAAGAAAACATCTTGTGGAAATAGATTTGTTTGTCAGGGAAAATTCCAATGATAATTTATTTAGAAAATACAATGATATTCAGTACAAATTTATTTATGATCCGAAGTGGATAATTAAAACTGCTCAAAAAAATGGATTTGAAATATTTGACACGGCGAGTAATCCTGAATTTGGGGAGAGCCGAATATTTTTTGTATTAAAAAAAATATAA